ATAAATACTATGAGGTGAGTGGTAGCCTGATGGGAAGTGAGGGGGTTGGAGCGTCGAGGTGGGGGTGTAAACGACGGTAGAGTATTTGATTTAACATCAATTCCTTGTAGTTTATGACTTCTTGCAACAACCTCAAGTTAATATTACATGAATCCATAATTAgttgcagaataaaatgtaataataatattttaagaCGATAACAACAGTATACCCATTGTAATCTCACGAGTGGGTCTGGGTAGAGTAGGATATGATGTATGTAGATTTTCTATCTTTGAGGTAGATAGtttgtttccaatagaccctcgaCTTAATAGAAAAACAAGACAACAAAAATAGAAAATGCAACAACAAATATCGAATACATTGAAGAGTAAAACACTATAAGGTAAAATAATactactaaacgggagaaggGAAAAGAATGAAGTTAGCCCCTACCTTTCTTGCACAAAGTGCAACGACGCTCAACTACTTACTAGTCTTCTACTATAATCCTCGATCTCCATACCTTCATATCTAAGGTCACGTCCTCAGTCAGCCGAAAGTTGTGTCATgtcatgtctaatcacctcttCTATTGTTCTTCTTCgtcctacctctacctctttTAACTTCTGTTATAGTCGATCTCTCATATCTCCGTACAAGCGCATCCTCGCACCTTCTTTTCACATGCCTGAATCATCTCAGTCTCGTTTTTCTCATCTTGTCCGCCACAGGGGCCACTTTTACCTTGCCCCATATAACTTCGTTCCTAATCATATCCCTCCTAGTACACCCACACATTCATCTTAACATGCTCATCTCCGCTACACTCATCTTCTGCACGTGGGCATTCTTGACTGACCAACAATAATATTTTTGAAACGCTAGCTTAAAATCAAATATTGTACCACttcaataataaaaaaatatttagttaatattttttattttaaaaaaaaaacttgttagaACTGGATATCTGTAATTCTTTAAGAAAATTATGCGATGATAATCTTCCTATTAAGGACGATTTTATTTTCAGATCTTAAATATAAAGTCTCTAATTGAAGATATATAAATGATTATCAAACTTATCACAATCTTTAGTGGTAGAGGATGGTGTAAAAtacctaaggggtcgtttggtttaaggactcattagtcccgggattataatctcgggactaatttatcccatctattgagattattttataccatctaaaagatggtataaaataatcccagtataagtgtaaaataatcccagtataagtgggttaagaaggtataagctgggttatcccagcactaatttttataccatgtttggtacaagatATTAATTTATCCCAGCACTACTTTATACCAAACataatataaaaattagtgctggaataacccagcttataccttaaaccaaacgaccccttaaagtGCACTATCTCAGGGGAAAAAAAAGTTCAAAAGAGAGAGAATATTCCTGTACGAAGGCATATTCGAAATCGAGATTAATGATCTTAATGGGGCGAATTATTTTAATTGAGTCCTTTTTGCTTAATCGGGTCTTCCAATTCCCGATCCAAAGAATACGgggttaaaaaaataaaactttactttgtaaattattattttatttaaggTGACATAAAAAAAAGTTTACTACTATTTGTAAATTATTGTTCAATTATATTTACTTAATGACATTATCTTGTTGGACATgatgttttttaatttttttgtaatGATCTTTAACATGACATCACATAATATATTGTGATTATAAAACAATATATTATTCAAAATAAATGAgaagtttaattaaattattgttaaatataaaaatatattatcaATTAAAAAAAAGTGTCATATAAACTAGAATAGAAGAATAATTTAGTGCCAAAAAAAGCTTCAAATGAAATATCAATATTATAACTACCAGTGTATTGTTAGGATCGAAATAATCAAGACATCATGCGGAAGCTTACAATTGCAAATCATGAGCGACGGTAAATCAGACGACAAAGAAGATATACTAAAAAGacataatattataatatgattTGATCAAGTGACATACATATTGAAAAACTAATACATAAAGCATAAAAAATCTATTGAGAGAACTCTTTAATGACTACATTATAGATGTTATTGTGTGTATTCTATTATATGAGAGATATTCTTCAATATATAGAGGTCCAAAACTTTTTCTTCCAAGAAAATGACTAGCCAAACATAAAAgaaaattatattttcctttcaaGAAAGTAAAGTAATATGATTATACTTTGACTCTCCTTCAAcagaaaagtaaaactcaaatgGGATAAGCAAATCAGGGCAAAATCCAAGTGTATGAATAATGTAAAGTTCGGACATATTTTATAAACTAAATAGTCGAAGTGTGCATTTAGGTAAGTCCCCCGATAAAAAAAACACACAATTTATTTTAACTCCAACACAAATATTAGGACATATTTTTAACAAACTTCAATATTGTCCTAATAATAATACCAACTTCCAAACCAACAAATTCGGGTCAAAACACGTGACCCGTTAATGTAAAAAATACCTAGAAATTTTCAAACACTCTTCCTATTTTACTAGGAAAAAATCGCCTCCAtatttctcttctttctctttatctcaaaaaaaaaaaaaaaaaaaagtccttcAATGGCGGCCATGATCCGCCACTTGAGATCTTCCAATTCCATTTCCCAAATCAGTAGGTGTTTATCTACATCAGCAGAGAAATTGAAATCCCAAAACTACCCCCATAACTCAATTCCTACTAACATTGAACCCAAGGGTAAAAATGTCCAGTGGGTGTTTTTAGGTTGTCCTGGTGTAGGAAAAGGTACATATGCTAGCCGTCTTTCTACACTTCTTGGTGTACCTCATATTGCTACTGGTGATCTTGTAAGGGATGAATTGAAATCTCAAGGTCCTTTATCCAAACAAGTATGTACTTTTCTCTAAATTTTGGGGTCTATCTGTCAAGTTTAAAACTTTATGTGTTAATCTGTTTTTTTAGCTGTAGTTTATGTATGGGTAATTTTAAAGATTGATTTTTTTCAAGAATGACCTATGTTTTGTGTAGATTTGACctgttgtccttttttttttttttttttttttttttgtgttgtaaaTTTTGGTCTATCTGTCAAGTCAATTTTTTGATCTGTTCTTAAGCTTACAGTATAAAATTTAGATATTGATCATCTTCAAGAATGGCCTATCTTTGTGCAGAataaagtggatgtggatttaagGGCCGTGGATGCATTTATTAACATACTCTACTCCCTCTGTCCGAATTTATGTCGCACCATTTGATTAGGCACGAAATTTGAGAAAGAAATGAAACTTTTAAATTTGTGATATACATTTTTTGTATGTTAATGTATGATATACATAAAATTTACAATTTTTTTAAGACATAAAATTTACATTTTTTAGACAtaaaatttacattttttttaatacaaaagagtgtgtattttttgtatatttggctgGCTAATGTAATTATTTGTGACAACCGGCGAAATTTAGATATTGATTTTCTTCAAGAATAGCCTATCCTTTATGTAGATTAAAGCGGATGCGAGATCTATAGTAAAATTCTTCTcaaagcttatatatatatgtatgtattactccctctgtccgaATTTATGTCGCACCATTTGATtaggcacagagtttaagaaagagaTGAAGCTTTTAAATTTGTGATCCAGAACGAGGCTTATATGTTTTTGTGGCCCTAAATCATCTCATTAGGGGTAAAGGGGggattttaaagttaaattgaatCCAAACAATAAAACAAGTTAGTAGGTCTTTATCTACAGCAACTGCATCTGAGACAGTGAAATCCCAAAATTACCCTCGTAATCCCATCCCTACAAGTATTGAACCCAAGGGTAAAAATGTCTAGTGGGTCTTTTAGGTTGCCCCGGTGTGGGAAAAGGTACATATGCTAGCCGTCTTTCTATACTTCTCGGTGTCTGAGACAGTGAAATCCCAAAATTACCCTCGTAATCCCATCCCTACAAGTATTGAACCCAAGGGTAGAAATGTCTAGTGGGTCTTTTAGGTTGCCCCGCTGTGGGAAAAGGTACATATGCTAGCCGTCTTTCTATACTTCTCGGTGTCTGAGATAGTGAAATCCCAAAATTAACCTCGTAACCCCATTCCTACAAGTATTGAACCCCAGGGTAAAAATGTCCAGTGGGTATTTTTTGGTTGCCCCGGTGTGGGAAAAGGTACATATGCTAGCCGTCTTTCTATACTTCTCGGTGTAACTCATATTGCTACTGGCGATCTTGTAAGGGATGAGTTGAAATCTTCAGGTCCTTTATCCAAACAAGTACATAATTGAGCTGTTTGTCCTTTTTTCTAAGTTTGGGGGACTATCTGTCAACTCAAATACTTAATTTTTTCGATCTGTTCTTAAGCTTACAGTATAAAATTGAGAAATTAACATAAGTAGCCTTCCGCCAAAATAATAGCCAgaaaatgtatattttttgtatgtTAATGTATGacatacataaaatatacatatttttatacataaaatttacattttttatacaaaatagtgtgtattttttgtatatttggctgGCTAATGTAATTATTTTTGACAACCGGCCAAATTtagatattgatttgattttctTCGAGAATAGCCTATCCTTTGTGTAGATTAAAGCGGATGTGAGATCTAAAGGCAGTGGATGCATTtattactatatatacatattttcataaaGTTTTTTtgtatgtatatttggagttggaAAAATGTCGACTTTCTGATTTAATAATGATATAACACTTGTAGTCTCATAAAAAATAATGATATAACACTTGCAAAAGTATAATATCTGGTGCCAGCAAGgttagatctagaggtcctattCGCTTAACGGCTTAAGATGGAAAATGGAGGAAGTTTTTAGGTTTTTAGGTGTTCAAGGCAGAGATGGAGAACCAAAGGTTGGGAAAAGAGTTCTTTATGATAGGGAATTGGGGTATGATATTCGAGATTGGATCTAGTTTGGGAGAGTAGAGACCGAGAAAATTTGATCCGTCCAGGTAATGTCTGGAAAGAAGTTTTTGATCTGTTGATAAACAATTTAGAGATTTGGTGGAAGCTTAATAATTGTAAGGAGGTCTTATCAAGATTTCACTTACTGCAGTGTTGTCCACGGCGAAAAGAGTAGAAAAGCGACTTGGAAAAACCGACAAAACCCAAATATGTAAAAGTCAAATATGTTTAATTTGATTTGGTTTATTTTATATTAGACCAACATAGTTAGTTTTCGTTATTTAATTAAGAGAATATATTAATATGATGCATTTGATCAATTATACTTGAGAATTTTTGCTTATAAAGAGAGTTGATGTTTTATCGCATATATGTCTTGTATGCTATATTGTTATCAGAGGGCGAGACTTCCTGTACTCTATGGGACTCTTTTAGAGATGACAGAAATTAATATACCAGTAGAAAATATAGAGAACTTGTAGTactttttatttatattttgatttttgtaaaATATAAGCTTGAAATAAGCTttgagaagtttttttttttttttttttaaatataagctTGAAATAAGCCCAGCTTGATTTTGGATTGAGGCGTAGTTGGTTGTTGTTAATATATGCATTTCCCGCTTTATGGAGTTTCTTAGCGAAATTGGTTCATTTCCTGATCGGCTTCATCCTCTTTCAGCTTGCAGAGATTGTCAACCAAGGAAAATTGGTTTCAGATGAGATAATACTGAATTTACTCTCAAAGAGGCTTGAGAATGGGGAAGCTAAGGGTGAAGCTGGATTCATACTTGACGGATTCCCTAGAACTGTGAGACAAGCAGTGAGTGTACATTTAATTTTCCTGCACAAAATTCTGTCAGTCTCAAACTCTCAATGTGTCTATGCTTTACCTCTTGGCTATTATCTCCAAAAACCTTATATGTATGAGATTGAAACGTTATGCTCTGATTATCTTTGAGAAAGTAATTAGGCTAGGACAGTGAGAATGAATTTGCTATTCCCTTCTTACCAAAGAAGAGAAGAAGTTAGAGGCCAAATGCATTAGCTTGACTAATGGGATGCTTGTAGATGATCTATTAGCTACTTAATAACTTCATAAAATAGGATTCTGTTACCACTGTTTATTAGAGGAGCTTCTTGAGTGCTGGGAATTTCTACCCTGTTTGCGCTACTTCATTGTCTAAGTGGATAGTAACTTTTGGTAAAGAGCACTGTGACATGACTTCTGATTTTGGTCTTGTTGGCAGAGGTATAAGAACATGGCGAGAAAGCGAAGATCCTTTGCAACAATTTCATACTTTTTTGTCTATGAAAAGGTTACATCCCTCCCTGTATGTATAGCGGAGATTTGAAAAGATGATAGAAGTGGTATATCAATAGTCTACTTCCTATTTGTAGTCACTTCTCCAAGTACATTTTAATAGTACTCTTTCATTTGTAATCTTATGTCAGAGGTGTTAGACAAAATTCTTGTGCAAGTTAGATAACAATTGTGTCTATATCTGCATCAGGAAATATTGACTGAGGTGACAGACATAGATTTGGTGGTCAATCTCAAGCTTCCAGAAAAGGTACTGGTTGAGAAATGCCTTGGCCGAAGGATTTGCAGTGAATGTGGAAAGAACTTCAACGTAGCATCTATAGATATCGCAGGTGAAGATGGAGCTCCTAGAATCAGCATGGCTCCACTTAATCCTCCCTCGCAGTGTGTATCAAAGTTAATCACTCGAGCAGATGATACAGAAGATATTGTTAAGGAAAGACTTAAGATATACTGGGATAAGGTATTGTTCCGATATTTGAACCACACTATTTTCAAGTTCGCTAATACTTAAATAAGCATTTTTTCCTCAATGTGAGTAACTTTTCTCAAAGCAACAATAATTTTCCCTCAAATAGCTCCTATATTCTTAGATAACGGTCATTTATCACTAGTGTCATCTTTCTCTAGAAAATGGAAACATAGAACAGTTGTATGATTTCcgttcctttctttcttatgatTGCAGAGTCAGCCTGTTGAGGACTTCTACAAGAGTCGAGGAAAGTTACTGGAGTTTGATTTGCCTGGAGGCATCCCAGAATCATGGCCTAAGTTG
The nucleotide sequence above comes from Lycium barbarum isolate Lr01 chromosome 3, ASM1917538v2, whole genome shotgun sequence. Encoded proteins:
- the LOC132630121 gene encoding adenylate kinase isoform X1, which encodes MAAMIRHLRSSNSISQISRCLSTSAEKLKSQNYPHNSIPTNIEPKGKNVQWVFLGCPGVGKGTYASRLSTLLGVPHIATGDLVRDELKSQGPLSKQLAEIVNQGKLVSDEIILNLLSKRLENGEAKGEAGFILDGFPRTVRQARYKNMARKRRSFATISYFFVYEKEILTEVTDIDLVVNLKLPEKVLVEKCLGRRICSECGKNFNVASIDIAGEDGAPRISMAPLNPPSQCVSKLITRADDTEDIVKERLKIYWDKSQPVEDFYKSRGKLLEFDLPGGIPESWPKLLEVLNLDEQEYKLSAAA
- the LOC132630121 gene encoding adenylate kinase isoform X2: MAAMIRHLRSSNSISQISRCLSTSAEKLKSQNYPHNSIPTNIEPKGKNVQWVFLGCPGVGKGTYASRLSTLLGVPHIATGDLVRDELKSQGPLSKQLAEIVNQGKLVSDEIILNLLSKRLENGEAKGEAGFILDGFPRTVRQAEILTEVTDIDLVVNLKLPEKVLVEKCLGRRICSECGKNFNVASIDIAGEDGAPRISMAPLNPPSQCVSKLITRADDTEDIVKERLKIYWDKSQPVEDFYKSRGKLLEFDLPGGIPESWPKLLEVLNLDEQEYKLSAAA